Proteins encoded together in one Bacillota bacterium window:
- the rlmB gene encoding 23S rRNA (guanosine(2251)-2'-O)-methyltransferase RlmB, which yields MEQVEGRNPVLEVLKSGKEIDKLFLQKGAGGSARNIVELARSKGVIMVETDKAVLDKMSEGRPHQGIIARLAAHDYADFDDLLAAAKAHPHPLLIVLDHLEDPHNFGAIMRTALAAGAQGVIIPKRRSVALTPAVAKASAGASAHLPVARVANLAQHVELLKEAGFWVVGAEDSGKVIYETKQSGPLAVVLGSEGEGISRLLKERCDELVSIPMLGPISSLNVAVACGVVLFELVRQRRMCP from the coding sequence ATGGAACAAGTAGAAGGTCGCAATCCAGTGCTCGAGGTGCTCAAGTCCGGCAAAGAAATAGACAAGCTCTTTTTGCAAAAGGGTGCCGGCGGCAGTGCGCGTAATATTGTCGAGTTGGCTAGGAGCAAAGGGGTAATTATGGTCGAAACAGATAAAGCTGTTCTCGACAAAATGAGCGAAGGGCGGCCGCATCAAGGCATCATCGCGCGTTTAGCTGCCCACGACTATGCCGATTTTGACGACTTGCTCGCCGCGGCCAAGGCACATCCTCACCCGCTGCTAATTGTTCTCGACCACCTCGAAGATCCGCACAACTTTGGCGCCATTATGCGCACGGCCCTCGCCGCCGGCGCACAAGGAGTTATTATCCCTAAGCGACGGAGCGTTGCTTTAACGCCGGCCGTGGCTAAGGCCTCGGCGGGCGCGAGTGCGCATCTTCCCGTGGCCAGGGTGGCTAACCTAGCCCAGCATGTCGAGCTCTTAAAAGAGGCCGGTTTCTGGGTTGTCGGAGCAGAGGACAGCGGTAAGGTCATTTACGAAACTAAGCAGTCGGGGCCGCTCGCAGTTGTTCTTGGTAGCGAAGGCGAAGGCATTTCTCGCTTGCTTAAGGAGCGCTGCGACGAACTGGTAAGCATACCCATGCTTGGCCCCATAAGCTCCTTAAATGTGGCTGTGGCTTGCGGAGTGGTGCTTTTTGAGCTAGTAAGGCAACGCCGCATGTGCCCATGA
- the sigH gene encoding RNA polymerase sporulation sigma factor SigH, whose amino-acid sequence MPEEDIVESAKQGSTYALEYLMNKYRSFVRAKAKSYFLVGADRDDITQEGMIGLYKAIRDFRSDKLSSFRAFAELCITRQIITAIKTATRQKHIPLNSYVSLNKPIYDEESDRTLLDVLSGSKITDPEELMIHQEEFRDIESRMGELLSGLECQVLRFYLDGKSYQEIAEDLDRHVKSIDNALQRVKRKVERYLMERD is encoded by the coding sequence ATGCCGGAAGAGGATATCGTAGAAAGCGCCAAGCAAGGAAGCACCTATGCGCTAGAGTACCTAATGAACAAGTACCGCTCCTTTGTGCGGGCGAAGGCCAAGTCATACTTCTTGGTCGGAGCAGACCGAGATGACATCACCCAGGAGGGTATGATTGGTCTCTACAAGGCCATTCGTGATTTTAGGTCGGACAAGCTGTCTTCCTTTAGGGCCTTTGCCGAGTTATGTATTACGCGTCAAATTATTACCGCCATTAAAACCGCCACACGGCAAAAGCATATACCGCTAAACTCATATGTGTCCCTTAATAAACCTATTTATGATGAAGAATCAGATCGCACTTTGCTCGACGTTCTCTCTGGCAGTAAAATCACCGACCCAGAAGAGCTAATGATTCATCAGGAAGAGTTTCGCGACATTGAGAGCCGCATGGGCGAACTCTTAAGCGGCCTGGAGTGCCAAGTTTTGCGGTTCTATCTTGATGGCAAGTCATATCAAGAAATCGCCGAAGACCTCGATCGCCATGTTAAATCCATAGATAATGCCTTACAACGGGTTAAACGCAAAGTAGAACGCTACCTTATGGAGCGAGACTAA
- a CDS encoding DUF2877 domain-containing protein, whose translation MRGMIRLAAESMGSVVAVLCADTQASLGVVHSVFKRAFNVLCTDGTLISFSVRGTPNFPSNIVTDCSEGVSLQALGIVPGQQVHCRLGAVAVGEVKIELGGNTYYPALTKGQPTLRQELLPAMLARAGRYARATLHSSTSDAFAESVRHNLGALSLAVKSGSQPELYAHRLLGLGAGLTPAGDDALAGFMVALHFATLAQHGCEHKNQSLTALCERLIAPRRTATTIFSQGMLCCAARGHFTDVAEDLLLALLAGHEDALPALVARQLSIGASSGADQLRGMLVGLSTAMGHGPLLGDL comes from the coding sequence GTGAGGGGCATGATAAGGCTTGCGGCCGAGAGCATGGGGAGTGTGGTGGCCGTCCTCTGCGCGGACACACAAGCCTCATTGGGGGTTGTGCACAGCGTCTTTAAGCGCGCCTTTAATGTGCTCTGCACGGACGGCACTCTAATTTCCTTCTCGGTGCGCGGCACCCCTAACTTTCCGAGCAATATCGTTACGGATTGCTCGGAGGGCGTCTCGCTGCAGGCACTAGGTATAGTGCCTGGACAGCAAGTGCACTGCCGCCTAGGTGCTGTCGCCGTAGGCGAAGTAAAGATTGAATTAGGCGGAAATACATACTATCCAGCCCTGACGAAGGGGCAGCCGACATTGCGCCAAGAGCTTCTACCCGCCATGCTTGCCCGTGCCGGTAGGTATGCCAGGGCAACCTTACACTCTAGCACTTCTGATGCCTTTGCTGAGAGTGTGCGGCACAATTTGGGGGCTTTATCCTTGGCCGTAAAGAGTGGTAGCCAGCCCGAGTTATACGCGCACCGCCTTCTCGGGCTAGGGGCTGGATTGACGCCTGCCGGGGATGATGCCTTGGCTGGCTTCATGGTGGCGCTACACTTTGCGACTCTAGCTCAGCATGGCTGCGAGCACAAAAATCAGTCTTTAACCGCCCTTTGTGAACGCCTAATCGCGCCACGACGCACCGCGACCACGATTTTTAGTCAAGGGATGCTCTGCTGTGCGGCTAGGGGTCATTTTACAGACGTGGCCGAGGACTTGCTCCTCGCACTCTTGGCAGGCCATGAGGATGCGCTACCCGCGCTTGTCGCTAGACAGCTGTCTATAGGGGCGAGCTCAGGCGCTGACCAGCTCCGCGGCATGTTAGTAGGGCTTAGCACTGCCATGGGCCATGGCCCGCTTTTGGGCGATTTGTGA
- the tuf gene encoding elongation factor Tu (EF-Tu; promotes GTP-dependent binding of aminoacyl-tRNA to the A-site of ribosomes during protein biosynthesis; when the tRNA anticodon matches the mRNA codon, GTP hydrolysis results; the inactive EF-Tu-GDP leaves the ribosome and release of GDP is promoted by elongation factor Ts; many prokaryotes have two copies of the gene encoding EF-Tu) yields MGKKKFERNKPHVNVGTIGHIDHGKTTLTAALTTVIATAGGA; encoded by the coding sequence TTGGGTAAAAAGAAGTTTGAGCGCAATAAGCCGCACGTAAACGTAGGAACGATTGGTCATATTGATCATGGTAAGACGACGTTAACGGCAGCCCTCACCACCGTTATAGCGACAGCTGGCGGAGCCGA
- a CDS encoding ribonuclease III yields the protein MKQIDPEEYSPAAWAYIGDAYYELAMRILTMQEGPRKMSQMHEATARVVRASFQAKGYYALEDMFTYEEQEIYRRARNQKAGQVPKSASVAEYRSSTGIEGLVGYLYLTGREDRAREILIAMRGLQEEEKSESNPTRAHPLA from the coding sequence GTGAAGCAAATCGACCCTGAAGAGTACTCGCCCGCGGCATGGGCTTACATTGGGGATGCCTACTATGAGTTAGCGATGCGTATTTTAACCATGCAGGAAGGCCCACGCAAAATGAGCCAAATGCACGAAGCGACGGCCCGTGTTGTGCGTGCTTCCTTTCAGGCTAAGGGCTACTATGCGCTCGAAGACATGTTCACGTACGAGGAGCAAGAAATTTACCGTCGGGCGCGCAATCAAAAAGCAGGTCAAGTACCAAAGAGCGCGTCTGTGGCCGAGTATCGTTCTAGCACCGGCATCGAAGGGCTAGTAGGTTACCTCTACCTGACGGGGCGCGAAGACAGGGCGCGCGAGATTCTGATTGCCATGCGCGGCTTGCAGGAGGAGGAAAAAAGTGAAAGTAACCCTACTAGAGCACACCCCCTCGCCTGA
- a CDS encoding FAD-dependent thymidylate synthase yields MKVTLLEHTPSPDDLVAAAARLCYSPLDIAGIRQKLAGGKARELVDKLLSLGHESPLEHVSFTFGIEGVSRALSHQLVRHRIASYSQQSQRYVKATNFSFVTPPSIALSAAATAKYHATMEHLQQTYAELLALVPAEDARYILPNACATKLVATMNARSLYNFFNLRCCTRAQWEIRALAFAMLRLVKKQAPAVFSAAGPDCWSSRGCTEGDMSCQNPPQRI; encoded by the coding sequence GTGAAAGTAACCCTACTAGAGCACACCCCCTCGCCTGATGACTTGGTGGCAGCTGCCGCTAGGCTCTGTTACTCGCCTCTCGATATTGCCGGCATTCGACAAAAGTTAGCGGGTGGCAAGGCGCGTGAGTTGGTAGACAAGCTCTTGTCGCTAGGCCATGAGTCACCCCTAGAGCATGTCAGCTTCACCTTTGGCATCGAGGGCGTAAGTCGCGCCCTCTCGCACCAGCTGGTGCGCCATCGTATCGCTTCGTATTCCCAGCAGTCTCAGCGCTATGTTAAGGCTACCAACTTTTCTTTTGTGACGCCGCCAAGTATCGCTCTATCTGCCGCAGCTACGGCCAAGTACCACGCCACCATGGAGCATCTGCAGCAGACTTATGCTGAACTCTTGGCACTAGTGCCCGCGGAGGACGCGCGCTACATACTGCCTAATGCCTGTGCCACTAAGCTAGTGGCGACTATGAATGCTCGTAGTCTGTATAATTTCTTTAACTTGCGCTGCTGCACACGTGCCCAGTGGGAGATTCGCGCCCTAGCTTTTGCCATGCTCCGCCTCGTTAAGAAGCAGGCGCCTGCGGTCTTCAGTGCCGCGGGACCAGACTGCTGGAGCTCGCGCGGCTGTACCGAGGGCGACATGAGTTGTCAAAATCCACCCCAAAGAATTTAG